A single genomic interval of Salvelinus namaycush isolate Seneca chromosome 41, SaNama_1.0, whole genome shotgun sequence harbors:
- the LOC120034450 gene encoding beta-galactoside-binding lectin-like, which yields MSGVVVKNMSFKVGQTLTITGIPNSDATHFVINVGNSEDDLALHMNPRFDAHGDTRAVVCNSYHGGKWCEEHREGGFPFNQGEEFKINITFTKEQFLVSFPDGSEIHFPNRQGDEKYKYMHFEGDVRIQGVEIK from the exons ATGAGT GGTGTTGTGGTAAAGAACATGTCCTTCAAGGTGGGCCAGACCCTGACCATCACAGGGATCCCTAACTCTGACGCCACACA tTTTGTCATCAACGTGGGCAACAGTGAGGATGACCTCGCCTTGCACATGAACCCTCGCTTCGACGCCCACGGAGACACCCGGGCCGTGGTGTGTAACTCCTACCATGGAGGCAAGTGGTGTGAGGAGCACAGAGAGGGAGGATTCCCCTTCAACCAGGGAGAGGAGTTTAAG ATAAATATCACCTTCACCAAGGAGCAGTTCCTAGTTTCTTTTCCCGACGGCTCTGAGATCCACTTCCCCAATCGCCAAGGAGACGAGAAGTATAAATACATGCACTTCGAGGGCGACGTCAGGATCCAGGGCGTCGAGATCAAGTAG